The following DNA comes from Tunturibacter psychrotolerans.
ATGCAGCACTTGGGGGTGCTGGAGGGTGCGGATCTGGTGATCGTGAAGAGGAGTGGGCGTAACCGGTGGAATTATCTGAATGTGGTTCCCGTGCAGGAGATCTATGACCGCTGGATCAGCCAGTATGCGCGGCCCTCGGTGGAGTTGCTGACGCGGCTGAAGCGGGATCTGGAGTAGAGCTTATTCGCTGAGGATTTGGGGCTTCTTGTCGAGGTCGTGGCCGAAGGTGAAGCGTTCGACGAGCATGCAGAAGATGTGCTCGAGCGCCAGGTGCGACTCCTGGATGTTTTGGGTGACGGCTGAGGGGATGACGATGTTGTAGTCGCAGAGTGGGGTCATGAGGCCGCCGTCGTTGCCGGAGAAGCCGAT
Coding sequences within:
- a CDS encoding ArsR/SmtB family transcription factor; the encoded protein is MSRKDSQGVVFKALADDRRREILDLLKDGPKTTGELCGCFKRVDRCTVMQHLGVLEGADLVIVKRSGRNRWNYLNVVPVQEIYDRWISQYARPSVELLTRLKRDLE